The window ttccaattAATCAATCACAGATATGTAAAAGTGAAGATTTTGGGAGATACTTGTACAACCCACATGTGTTAGTAAATTTGTAGTGGATGAAATATTCATGAATTTCACCTTTCCGTAACTAGTATGAGGTGTATCCATGCAGTTAAGTGTGGTACGCATACATGACATGCCTTTGTCATCCCtccattttaataaagaaattttcatttatttaggtATCAGCATTTTTCTCAAAGTACATTGGTCAAGAGTATCATTAAGTACATTTTATTGTAGCTACCTATTGTTTTGTGTTATTCATCTACCTTGATTTCCCGTAGAAAAGGTTTTTGCATATTTGCATATACAGTGTTTAAAAGCATACCATGACCCTTTTTTAACACTGACATCTGTAAGGGCTAAATTCCCCTTATGTTTCACTGGGAATGACTGATAGTCACGTGGATATCACAAACACACTGGAATAATATAGcattgttgtttagtttatataatGCCTTTTCTCAGTCTTGAACAAAACTTAACTTGAAAAATTCTGTAACTTCATAAATTAAACCTCTTTCTGCAATTGTAACTCGCTGTtgcagcggtaagtatacggaatttacaacgctaaaatcaggggttcgattcctcttggtgaacTCACCAgctagcccagtgtggctttgctataagaaaacacacattttctaCAATTACAGCTCTGTCTTTCGTTTAAAATACATATACttgattatgttataaaaaaagaaacattgattCAGTGCATTTTCACGTTGAGTCTACTCTATGAGTTTTTGAAAATTTAGTCAGATTCGGGtaattcaaaattactttgcaaaatattttctgatcAAATGGCGTGTGAAACTTGTCACTCTTGAGGGAAATATTGTGAACTTGTAAAATATCTAACTTTATGTTTCGTTTGAGTATTTAagctaaatattttcatattgcCGTCTTTTGATTTTGGACTCTCTTGTTAAAGACTTTTATTGTGAATCCCAGTAATCAAACAAAGTGGAAGAAGAAGGCCAGCTTCAGATAACAAGCGTTGAGTCAAATAACCATTGTGTGTTTGAAATAActcttgtttgatttttttatttattgtctgtATTCAATGTATGCGTTGCTTAACAATCGCAAACCTGCATTTTATGTGAAGTGTTTGCTTTTCCAATCGATATTAATGAACTAGAATAAAGCAAACTTACTGAAAATGTAGTCAACATTCAAATTTGACTTTGTAAAATAGAATCTTGCAAAATTAAGCACgatgtttaaaatttttcaagttttaactttagtgtatgtgttttttcttatagcaaagccacatcgaactatttgctgtgttcaccgaggagaatcgaactcctgattttttGCGtttaaattcatagacttacctctgtactatcGGGGGACTTTAATATAACTTTTGTAACCTTTATACATGTATGGCTAAACACTAGCTTGTTCTTTAGTTTGTTCAGAATCATGTAAGATAGCTTAAATTTCgagaagtttggtttgttttgaatttcgcacaaagctactgagggctatctgtgctagccgtccctaatttagcagtgtaagactagagggaaggcagctagtcatcacaacccaccgccaactcttgagctactcttgtaccaacgcatagtgggattgaccgtacattataacgcctcctcggctgaaagggtgagcatgtttgatgtgacagggatttgaaccctaAACTTCGAGAAGTTTACCAGCTTCATATGAGCTAAATGTTTGTAGTGTGGTACATACATTTACCATATGTGTATATCTTTCCATTTTGGtatattattattctgaatttacTATTTACTTTGCATGTGTTTCACATAACACATTTTcgagaaaataacttaatttgaTGTCGTTCTAGCTGCCTTTATTCCTTGTCATTCCATTGAGGCCATATGTATTCTGTTTATATGGGGAAAGTCATAACTGTGATGCTGCACCTTCACTGATGGTTCTTGTAGTACCTTAAGGCCTTTTCTATAATTTCTTGAGATTGTGGTCGGTCACATGTTTAGTGCTAATCACTTTGTGTAGACCTAATGTTATCTGCAAAGTAATATACGTTGAATCTGGTAGATGGATTTGACCAGATCAATTGAAGGTATAGCATTCAGTAGAAAAATTATCtcatgtttaataacaataagtaCACACACACTTTGTTTGTGAGACAAATAAAGATTGGTTGGCtggttggtgttttatggcgcaaatcaattaggctatctgcgccacaaATAAAGGTATTTCGCATTCATTTGTGTTTAGTCTCTTTCTTTCTCGAACTCGGTTATTAAGATATTCAGTACTAtttcatgataaacagtttattgagTATCCTGTTAAGTAGATTTACCCGATTGCTGTAAAGTTAATTCAGATTGACTTGAATATATCGTAGTAGCTCTGTATAGACTCACAAATTTAGTTAATGTTCATTTGAAGTAGTTAAGTTCAAAAGTTTTAGTTTAACTTACAACTGAGGACATATTTAATTACTAAGATAAATCTATTAAAGAATTTGCCACGAATATATTGTCAATTCCACGCACATAATAACACGTTTGTCTTTGTTTTCGTATTGTACTATTCttgcttgtttattattttaaataaagacaaTCTGAGGCGCAAAACCTACGTCCGGGAAGCATAAAAATTGATAGTAACTCACgaactaatatataaaataatatgtatttatgtattcaatttatttcacaaataactTACCTTACAACTGCTTTATTTCACACATACTTCACTTCATATCTACATTACTTCACAACTTTTTTATTCCACATTACAGAAATAgtgttacaattattttataactcTTACTAATTTCTCTCTACAGCTTCAGTGTTTGTTGATACTTTAAGTATTTCTGATACACCGCATTAGACGTTCTTTCCCTTCCTGGACCAAAACAGCGGTTTTTAGTGACTCCACTCTTGAACACCAAACACTGACCATATGAAAAGCAAAAGGATTTTAGATTTAGATTTGATTTTATGCTTTTGTTGCTGCTTTTGTGAATGTTTGACATTTTtgatgaaaaaaactaaaaaatttccaagtaaaacaactaaaaaatccaataaaagacacaaaataaaaaaggaacaaaaGTTGCTCCAAAGCTTTGGAGTCATTAgctaaataaacatatttttgccGTGGGCGTAGCCCAATATGAAAAAGGTTGGTTAGTAACTTATTCTGATAAGTCCCTTGTTTTAATGCATCATCCAATCCAATTTGTTGGAAATTGTCCAAAGATCACATCCCCTGCTGGGACAGTTGTGAGTCTActtatttacaacgctaaaagcaggggttcagtttccctcagtggacacaatagatagtccaatgtggatgtgctataagaaaaacacacacaagcacACGCCCAAAGACCACGGAGTAGTTCGTGGAAAAACAAGCAGTTTTTTTCGTAAGTTTAAATTGTCGTCATTGTATGCCCTTCAAGCTCACTTTTTCTTCCTGTCGATCTGGGGGCACAGGTATCCTACGAACCTTCGGTTAGCAGGCCTAAATGACTACTCTTCTGGAAAGACGTGTAGCGAAAAATACATACATTACAATAAATTAGACTTATACTGAAATCGCAAGAAATTACCTACAaatgagaaaaaacaaagaaatgaaagaaaCCTACATCTACCTAACCAATAAAATACTCAGTCTACTTGGTACAGAAGACAGTAAAATTTGAATATTCcccttgaaaataattaaaaaattgaacTTCTAATGGAAATGACTATAATTTAATTGACAATGCTCCTGACTTACATCAGAAGACCCATGATAGAATAATGTTAACTGTAAAATAAGAAATCGTATTTCTTAGGAATTCATTGAATATTGCAGCAGATTAACAGAATAAATGTAGGAAAAACTGCAAGAGTGTTTCAGAAAGGGAAAAAATTGATAACTAAAAGATTTTTTTGGCATTGGTGATTCTGAATATTTCCATTTCATGCCATATCTTTTGCTATCCAGATCGAAATAACACATCCATATTTAATCGCCAGTGAAGATACATGAAGAGAACTAATAACTTCCGTTCTGACTATTTGGGAAAAAATTAGGTACTTATTTAAATTAGATTATGTTTATGAATGTCTGTCTATTATATTGCTTTGagaccattttgagacagtattTTTCAGTTGTTCGTGTATAATGGCATGGATATTGCCTGCACTTATGCTACCCTCTTTAAGAGGTTCATTAATACTCATATGACTATTATTACGGATACCTGTATCTTTAGCAGTGTTTTCATCAGTGATGAAACTATTAGAGTGTTCTAACTAATCTTCATTGACTATTGACATTCTGCCGTTTTAAAACTTGCCCACCCATTCGTACACTTTTCTTTAGGGAATACAACTCTTTCCATGTTGTGACAACATTCTCCGGTAGATTGTTGATAGAGCAACatctttgttttacaataaaaaattaaagtttgctGGTTTTCTCTGGCGCGCAGTGTTAACTGTGCGCCATATTGTTCACTGCTCACTATCGCTGCGAGAGTACTACACATGAACGATAAGGCAGTTTCATACTACTCAGACGAATTTAACGACGAAAATCCCACTTTGATGCTGACGTAGGCTTTTCCAAACGTTTTCACAATTATAATAAAGTTTCCTACCTTACCCATTTAAATCGTTTCCAAACTTTACATAGGTGGGTGCTGATTTAGTGGCATGTCGTTAACGCTTTGCCATACTTAAAAAAGAATTTATGTAAATcttatattattttctgaaacacCTTCGTGGCTCTTAATTTGCATCTAATCatgtattcaaaaataataattaaaattaggtGATCATATAAGCTATTAGTCTTAACAACCACGCTATCAAACGTATTaggttagattttttttaaaacagcgATGCTTTATTATCACTATTAACCAAAGATTCACAACAAAAAGCGATTTACGTATAGTAATTTAAAATACCATAATTATAGTGTTGTTTGTCCTTGCACTAGTTTTCAGTCGTCAGTATAATCTACAATAACCAGTATCACGTGTTTCAGACAATCGTTTCGAAGGATGAATTACTACTTTTGGTGTATATGTTTGCCATATTTATTTTTGGCGTGAATAgatgtttgaaaacaataataatttatgtatactGCAAATCTATTTTTACTGAGAATATGTTCTACTGCATTCTGTGAACTAAAATTTCTTAGAATTgtcaatttgtttataatttataacatcaTAATCTTTGCAATTATTAAGTACCTTATGAAAAGACGTTTGTACTGTATTTAGCTTTCACAAAACGTTGTATCTGAAGAAGCTTCAAACACCTTACATACAATATCATTCTATCGATATAAGAAATCTTGTCTTAATACACACTAAAGCGTGAAATTAACTAAAATTCAATTTACCAAACTATGAATAAAACGATGCAATACTACAAGTGAAGGAGGCTTTTTATAATTCTTCAAAGCAAGctgaaattaaacaattaacaAAGTGCTGCTGAACATTATTCGCAATTTAAGTAATTGAAGCCTAATCTTGTTAGTTCAATTCGCCCTTTATCGGGTTTATTAATGAACGATGAATTCTTCCAaacttttataagttttataaaatggTAAACCGAATGATAGATTGggctttacatttatttttaatataaaaaaaaaataacaaaaggaaacaGTAAGCGGAATACGCCCTCTTTTGGTGGTAAACGAACCATTACATCATTTCTTTCAAAGCACATGCAACGTGGTTTGTCTTGCTAAGGTTTGGAGTAGGAATAAAAAGCACTTTTCATACTTTCCATTTTTATCTCCATTTGaactatgaaagtttaaaaatacttttgttatatCTTAAGAAATGGAGGTCAAAATAACTTGCAGCTCAACAGAACCACCTTTGTGTGTGCTGTTGACCGGCGAATTTGTTAAGCCTGATATCAAACTTAATGTGATATGGGGAAAGGTAACTGCATTAGATCTCAAAAGCGGAGTAAATTTCTGCTCGGTGTCTTCAATATGTCGTTACTTAGCTCGTCTTGCATCAACTAAAGGTCTTTATGGTACAAACATTCTAGAAAAGACAGAAGTGGACCATTGGGTGGAATATTCTGTCAGACTGTGCTATCCCAGTGAGTTTTCTCAATCCATTATATATTTAGATCAAATATTGGTGGCACCAGTTACATATCTTGTAAGTTACTCTGTTACTCTCGCTGACATAACTGTGTGGAGTACGTTATATATGAGTGACCattggaaaaaaatgttatttgaaagGACAGCTCCACTGAATGTTTTTTCGTTGGTACAATTTTATATCTTCTTTGGAACCGTTTACTACAGCtacaaaattgttgttgtttgaaactAATATAGCAACGTTAAATCCAGAACACGAAGATGATAGGTTATTGAAAGAGAAGGACAGAGATACAAAAGATGAAGGAAAGTTTGTTGATTTGCCTGGAGCAGAGAAAGGAAAAGTAGTGGTTCGTTTTCCTCCAGAAGCCAGTGGATATCTTCATATAGGTCATGCCAAAGCAGCACTTTTAAATCAGTACTATCAACATGCATTTCAAGGAAAATTGATATTGAGGTTTGATGACACAAATCCAGccaaagaaaaggaaaattttgaaaaagttattCTAGAAGATGTAGAAATGTTGTCCATTAAACCTGATGTATTCTCTTATACTTCGGACTATTTTCATGTACTACTTCAGAAGTGTGAAGAGCTACTCAGGTCTGAGAAAGCATATGTTGATGATACTGATGGAGACACCATGAAAGCTGAAAGAGAGGAAAGGAAGGAGTCAAAAAATAGGAATAATTCTGTACAAAAAAATTTGGAAATGTGGGAAGAAATGAAGAAGGGCAGTGAATATGGTAAAAAATGTTGTGTAAGGGCCAAGATAAATATGGGTGCTGACAATGGATGTATGAGAGATCCGACTTTATATCGTTGTAAGAAAGAAATCCATCCTCGCTGTGGGTGCAAGTACAATGTGTATCCTACTTACGATTTTGCATGTCCTATAGTTGACAGTATAGAAAATGTCACCCACGCTCTCAGGACAACAGAGTATCATGATCGTGATGAGCAGTATTTTTGGATTCTTGATGCTTTGGAAATGAGGAAACCTTACATTTATGACTATTCAAGATTAAACATGATGAATACAGTTTTATCTAAACGAAAATTGACATGGTTCATTGACAACAATATTGTAGATGGATGGGATGATCCACGCATGCCTACTGTAAGAGGTGTTTTAAGATGTGGCATGACAGTAAAGGGCCTAAAGCAGTTTATTATAGCCCAAGGATCCTCTCGTTCGGTTGTAATGATGGACTGGAATAAAATCTGGGCTATTAATAAGAAAGTTATTGATCCTGTTGCTCCTCGGTTTACAGCTGTTGAGAAAAGTAATAAAGTTTCTATCTTTGTGGATGGTGCAAAGGAAGAAAAACTACAAGTTCTAAAGCACCCAAAAAATCCAAACATAGGAATGAAAACTATTTGGACTGGGCCTCGTATCTTAGTGGATAGATTTGATGCAGAAACCATGAAAGAAggtgataatgttacattcattaACTGGGGAAATATGATAATTAAGTCAATCATAAAAGATAATGAAGGGCAAGTTGAAGAAATAAGAGCTATATTAAACTTAGAAAATAAAGATTACAAGAAAACCTTGAAGGTTACTTGGTTAGCTGACACTGATAAGGCACCTCTGATTACTTGTGTTTTTGTTTACCTTGATCACCTTATTACAAAGCCAGTCTTAGGTAAGGATGAAGAATTTacgtgttttatttcaaacaatagcAGAACAGAAGTGATGATGTTAGGTGATCCTGAATTAGAAAATCTAAAAAAGTCTGAAATTATTCAAATTCAGCGAAAAGGCTACTTCATCTGTGACCAGCCATATGACCCTACAACTTTGAGGTATACAAGCCGCGAAAGTCCACTTGTACTTATATCTGTTCCTGATGGTTCTAAGGATTCAAATATTTTGCCCAGTGCAGTGAAAAAAGCAAGGTGCAAGATTGAAAATGTAAATGAGAatgtttcaaaaaccaaaaaacaaattcAGAAATTCCCTCCCAAGAATGTAAGTGTGAATGATATCAAATTGAAGGAACTTAATGATCAGATAAAAGTTCAGGGTGACAAAATTCGTTTATTAAAATCTGAAAAGGCAGACAAAGTGATTGTTGATGCAGAGGTTAAAGAGTTAAAGAAGTTGAAAATGGAATTTAAAATTCATACTGGTGAAGAATGGATGCCTGAAACTCTAAATAAGAACGAAGAATGGCATCAGCAGCCTAAATCTTTTGTAAAATTAGACAAAAAAGTGAATGAAAATTCTCTAGAGAACCTTTCTGATCCTGTCCTGGAAttatgtaaacaaattaaaactcaaGGGGACAAAATCAggcaaatgaaatctgaaaaggctaataaagatatgttagatccagaaattcaggTACTTTTGAAACTGAAAAGTGATTATAAAGCCTTCACAGGAAGAGAATGGAAGCCACCAAATGGTAACACCAGTAAGGAGAATGAAACAAAAAGAGGTACTGGAACTGATTGTGAAATAACCCCAATAAAGCTTCCATCTGacaaagaagctagcaaggatgCATTAGCTTTGAAAGCAGAAATTGATGCTTATGGTGAAAAAGTGCAAAATTTGAAATCAAATGGAGCATCTAAAGAGGAAGTAGATTCAGAAGTTAAGATACTtttaaacttgaaagaaaaatataaacaacttaCTGGGAAAgatttaaatgcaaaaaaagaaaaagagaaagagaaacCAGAGGGTAAAGATGGCATTAGTAAAACGTGTGTGACAAAAGTAACAGAAGATGAACCACATTTTACACAGTCTGGACCCAAAAAGGTTACCAGACTTGGAATGGAAGCCAAGAAAGAAAAAGATCTAGCAGATTGGTATTCTCAAGTTATTACTAAAGGTGAAATGATTGAATATTATGATGTTAGTGGGTGTTACATTTTACGTCCTTGGGCATTCAGTATCTGGGAAATCATACAGAATTTTTTtgatgaaagaataaaaaatattggtGTTCAAAACTGCTACTTTCCAATGTTTGTGTCATCTCAAGCTTTGGAGAAAGAAAAGACTCATGTTGAAGATTTTGCTCCAGAAGTTGCATGGGTTACAAAATCTGGAAGCTCAGATCTTGCAGAACCAATAGCCATACGTCCAACAAGTGAAACCGTTATGTATCCTTATTATGCCAAATGGATTAAATCACACCGAGATCTACCAGTTCAGTTGAACCAGTGGTGTAATGTTGTTAGATGGGAATTTAAGCATCCTCAGCCATTCCTTAGGACACGTGAGTTCTTATGGCAAGAGGGGCATTCAGCATTTGCTACACAAGAAGAAGCTATTCAGGAAGTTTATCAGATTCTTGAATTTTATGCAGAAGTATATGAAAAACTTCTTGCCATTCCTGTTATTAGAGGAAGAAAAACTGAAAAGGAAAAATTTGCTGGTGGTGATTTTACTACAACGGTAGAAATATATGTTTCAGCTAGTGGTAGAGGCCTTCAGGGAGCAACATCCCATTACTTAGGTCAgaatttttctaaaatgtttgaaatactttttgAAGATCCAGATACATCAGAAAAGAATTTTGTTTACCAAAACTCCTGGGGTATTAGTACACGTACACTTGGAGCTTTGGTAATGGTACACTCAGATAACACTGGTATTGTTTTGCCACCTAAAGTTGCTTGTTTTCAGGTTGTGATTGTACCTTGTGGTATAACAGTTAATCTGTCTGAAGCAGATAGAATAGACTTAATTGATAAGTGTAAAGCCTTTGAAAATTTAATGACAGAAAATGGAATTAGGGTTTATGGTGATTATCGGGACAATTACTCTCCTGGATGGAAGTTTAATCATTGGGAACTCAAGGGTGTTCCTATCCGTGTGGAACTTGGACCCAGGGACATTATGAAACAACAGTTTGTGGCTGTACGACGAGACACTGGTGAGAAAATGGTACTTAGGGTGCAAGAGGCAGTTTACTGTATAAAAGATCTtctagaaaaaatacaaaataacctgTATGAGAAAGCTCTGAATGACCTGAACAAGTATCTTACGGTTGCATACAGCTGGGAAGACTTCCTTGAGAAACTAAATAATCGATGCATCATTCATTCCCCATTTTGTGGTGAGAAATCTTGTGAAGAGAAAATTAAGAAAGACAGTGCTAAGGATGCAGATGAATTAGGAGAATCCAGTGGACCAGCAATGGGAGCTAAAGCTCTCTGTATTCCTTTCAAGCAACCTGCAGATATTTCAGCAGATGATAAATGCATATATCCTTCATGTAGCAACAAACCAAAATTTTATACTCTGTTTGGTCGAAGTTATTAACATGATGGTTTTCAAGCTTCACGTATATATGTAAATTTTTgaattcttatatttttaaagaaagttttcattaaaaaactgttaatttaaataaaacaaaactaggcagttatttgttatgatttttttaatgtgCATGTACTGTTAagattgttatttaaaaataatgtagtaaaaataagtttttgtatAAATGCTTcaaattatttcaagaaaaaatatttactgcTTTATTGAGTACAGTTTTGACTTGAAACTACTGATAGTATTGCAAAAGTATGATTCAGTAGTAAAGTATTGGGGAGTTAAATAATACAAGTGTTAAAGGAATATTGATGATTTATTAATCTAAATATTAGTTTCCTAAACATGGTATAGAAAGGGATTATTTAATTATTCCCAGATTGAaaattttgctatttttaattattttccttttaGCCTACTAGCATATtcttgaaactaaacaaaaccTGAAACAAGCTGTTGGAAACTATTAGAGAATGTTAATAAACTAAGTATGTGGTCTTTAGCTGTACAATAAGGTTTCCTTTAGTCTTTGAATACAAGAGGTTAAAGTTGAGGGGTTTTGAAACTTTGATGCAAACATGCTcatagaatgtttttaatttatgtatttaattttgttacataagtAATGAACAATGCTATAAACCTTAACATTATATTGTGTAAAATAAGAGACAATGTAAGAGTTTCAATCAATTACTGCTTGATTTAAATAAGTCAAAGATGAGTTTAAagaggtttttaatttttataaaagaaaatatgtctGAAAATACACAGAAAAGAAATAGATTTGCaacacattttgtgaaaaaagttttgaaatattttcagttaaaaaactACTTTAAGAAGTATAGGtgtaatttgaaaatgtttgtgaatTCAGTTGACCTCCAATATGATTAGAGTGAGTTTGTGTACAAACTCATGTGGCATTGTTTTTTGTAAAGGATGATAATTCAGTGTACTTGGGTGTTTTATTGAATggcatgtgtttgttttataagaatgTATGAGCTCTAAAcctgtttattgtaaaatatgaatTGTATCTTATACTATGACTAGCATATGCAGTTGTAGTGTGTGTGtgatataaattaacaaaattaagaaTGTTTTCTATGTTACTGAAGAAAACAAGTGGctttataatttactttagaagttgtttttttctgggtTTCCTAAATTATAGTATGTACACAAGcttaatatatgttaatattgtTTCTGTTGTAAGTGTTATTGCTATATAGGTAAATGCTTTTTTAtgtcattaaattgt of the Tachypleus tridentatus isolate NWPU-2018 chromosome 13, ASM421037v1, whole genome shotgun sequence genome contains:
- the LOC143236008 gene encoding LOW QUALITY PROTEIN: bifunctional glutamate/proline--tRNA ligase-like (The sequence of the model RefSeq protein was modified relative to this genomic sequence to represent the inferred CDS: deleted 1 base in 1 codon) translates to MEVKITCSSTEPPLCVLLTGEFVKPDIKLNVIWGKVTALDLKSGVNFCSVSSICRYLARLASTKGLYGTNILEKTEVDHWVEYSVRLCYPSEFSQSIIYLDQILVAPVTYLVSYSVTLADITVWSTLYMSDHWKKMLFERTAPLNVFRWYNFISSLEPFTTATKLLLFETNIATLNPEHEDDRLLKEKDRDTKDEGKFVDLPGAEKGKVVVRFPPEASGYLHIGHAKAALLNQYYQHAFQGKLILRFDDTNPAKEKENFEKVILEDVEMLSIKPDVFSYTSDYFHVLLQKCEELLRSEKAYVDDTDGDTMKAEREERKESKNRNNSVQKNLEMWEEMKKGSEYGKKCCVRAKINMGADNGCMRDPTLYRCKKEIHPRCGCKYNVYPTYDFACPIVDSIENVTHALRTTEYHDRDEQYFWILDALEMRKPYIYDYSRLNMMNTVLSKRKLTWFIDNNIVDGWDDPRMPTVRGVLRCGMTVKGLKQFIIAQGSSRSVVMMDWNKIWAINKKVIDPVAPRFTAVEKSNKVSIFVDGAKEEKLQVLKHPKNPNIGMKTIWTGPRILVDRFDAETMKEGDNVTFINWGNMIIKSIIKDNEGQVEEIRAILNLENKDYKKTLKVTWLADTDKAPLITCVFVYLDHLITKPVLGKDEEFTCFISNNSRTEVMMLGDPELENLKKSEIIQIQRKGYFICDQPYDPTTLRYTSRESPLVLISVPDGSKDSNILPSAVKKARCKIENVNENVSKTKKQIQKFPPKNVSVNDIKLKELNDQIKVQGDKIRLLKSEKADKVIVDAEVKELKKLKMEFKIHTGEEWMPETLNKNEEWHQQPKSFVKLDKKVNENSLENLSDPVLELCKQIKTQGDKIRQMKSEKANKDMLDPEIQVLLKLKSDYKAFTGREWKPPNGNTSKENETKRGTGTDCEITPIKLPSDKEASKDALALKAEIDAYGEKVQNLKSNGASKEEVDSEVKILLNLKEKYKQLTGKDLNAKKEKEKEKPEGKDGISKTCVTKVTEDEPHFTQSGPKKVTRLGMEAKKEKDLADWYSQVITKGEMIEYYDVSGCYILRPWAFSIWEIIQNFFDERIKNIGVQNCYFPMFVSSQALEKEKTHVEDFAPEVAWVTKSGSSDLAEPIAIRPTSETVMYPYYAKWIKSHRDLPVQLNQWCNVVRWEFKHPQPFLRTREFLWQEGHSAFATQEEAIQEVYQILEFYAEVYEKLLAIPVIRGRKTEKEKFAGGDFTTTVEIYVSASGRGLQGATSHYLGQNFSKMFEILFEDPDTSEKNFVYQNSWGISTRTLGALVMVHSDNTGIVLPPKVACFQVVIVPCGITVNLSEADRIDLIDKCKAFENLMTENGIRVYGDYRDNYSPGWKFNHWELKGVPIRVELGPRDIMKQQFVAVRRDTGEKMVLRVQEAVYCIKDLLEKIQNNLYEKALNDLNKYLTVAYSWEDFLEKLNNRCIIHSPFCGEKSCEEKIKKDSAKDADELGESSGPAMGAKALCIPFKQPADISADDKCIYPSCSNKPKFYTLFGRSY